The Panicum hallii strain FIL2 chromosome 9, PHallii_v3.1, whole genome shotgun sequence genome has a window encoding:
- the LOC112874718 gene encoding histone acetyltransferase GCN5: MDGLAAPSPSHSGATSGGGASHRKRKLPPSSLSDATADEDDDTTAPSSPSSAPSSPSRPSSPSSSHSDDDDDDSLHTFTAARLDGAPGGGSASGRPPKPDSSSVSAAAAASAAAAGAGPKPEPGSAAAGDGKEDPKGLFTDNLQTSGAYSAREEGLKREEDSGRLKFLCYSNDGVDEHMIWLVGLKNIFARQLPNMPKEYIVRLVMDRTHKSMMVIRNNIVVGGITYRPYASQRFGEIAFCAITADEQVKGYGTRLMNHLKQHARDADGLTHFLTYADNNAVGYFVKQGFTKEITLDKERWQGYIKDYDGGILMECKIDPKLPYVDLATMIRRQRQAIDEKIRELSNCHIVYSGIDFQKKEAGIPRRLMKPEDIPGLREAGWTPDQWGHSKSRSAFSPDYNTYRQQLTNLMRILLKSMNEHPDAWPFKEPVDSRDVPDYYDIIKDPIDLRTMSRRVESEQYYVTLEMFVADMKRMFNNARTYNSPDTIYYKCATRLENFFSGKIASQLAQASTKS, translated from the exons ATGGACGGCCTCGCGGCGCCGTCCCCATCCCACTCCGGTGCCACCTCCGGCGGCGGGGCCTCCCACCGCAAGAGGAAGCTCCCGCCGTCGTCGCTATCCGACGCCACCGCCGACGAGGACGACGACACCACTGCGCCGTCGTCCCCCTCATCGGCCCCTTCCTCGCCTTCCCGCCCGTCATCCCCATCCTCCTCCCActctgacgacgacgatgacgactCGCTGCACACGTTCACTGCCGCGCGCCTCGACGGCGCGCCGGGTGGGGGGTCCGCCTCCGGCCGGCCCCCGAAGCCGGATTCCTCCTCCGTGTCTGCCGCAGCCGCAGCttctgccgcggcggcgggggcgggacCCAAGCCTGAGCCCGGCTCtgcggccgccggcgacggcAAGGAGGACCCCAAGGGGCTGTTCACTGATAACCTCCAGACCAGCGGCGCGTACAGCGCTCGCGAGGAGGGACTCAAGCGCGAG GAAGACTCGGGAAGGCTGAAGTTTCTCTGTTATTCTAATGATGGTGTTGATGAACACATGATATG GTTGGTAGGTTTGAAGAATATCTTCGCCCGGCAGCTTCCTAATATGCCCAAAGAATATATTGTGCGCCTTGTCATGGATAG AACTCACAAGTCAATGATGGTTATCAGGAACAATATTGTCGTGGGAGGCATTACTTATCGCCCTTATGCAAG CCAGAGGTTTGGAGAAATAGCATTTTGTGCTATTACAGCTGATGAGCAAGTTAAAGGCTACGGGACAAGATTAATGAATCATTTGAAGCAACATGCACGAGATGCTGATGGGCTCACACATTTCTTAACCTATGCTGATAACAATGCTGTAGGCTATTTTGTAAAGCAG GGtttcacaaaggagatcacatTGGACAAAGAAAGATGGCAAGG ATACATTAAAGACTATGATGGAGGAATATTGATGGAGTGTAAAATTGATCCAAAGCTGCCATACGTTGATCTAGCAACGATGATTCGGCGTCAAAGGCAG GCCATTGATGAGAAGATCAGAGAGCTTTCTAACTGCCATATTGTTTATTCAGGAATTGATTTTCAGAAG AAAGAAGCCGGTATTCCAAGAAGACTAATGAAACCAGAAGACATCCCTGGTCTGA GGGAAGCTGGGTGGACACCTGATCAGTGGGGCCATTCTAAATCACGTTCAGCGTTCTCCCCTGATTATAATACTTACAGACAACAGCTTACTAACCTTATGCGGATATTGTTGAAG AGTATGAATGAACATCCTGATGCTTGGCCGTTCAAAGAGCCTGTGGATTCACGTGATGTCCCAGACTATTATGACATTATCAAAGATCCTATTG ATTTGAGGACAATGTCAAGAAGAGTCGAGTCAGAACAGTATTATGTGACCTTAGAGATGTTTGTTGCCGACATGAAGAGAATGTTCAACAATGCAAGAACCTACAACTCTCCTGATACTATCTACTACAAATGTGCCACACG ACTCGAGAATTTCTTCTCGGGCAAAATTGCGTCGCAGCTTGCACAAGCCTCAACCAAGAGCTAG